The stretch of DNA GTTCCTGCATGGGTTAATGAAATACATGTAATATGGCAAATGATCTACTAACCCTAGGGATGTGTTATTGTTTCCGCCTGTGGTTTATTTACAATGTATTTTAATTCTATTGCTCCTCTTTTGTCTTTGATTATCTGGTAGCTTCACTCAACTGTTAAAGGGAAATTTCTAATTTTACTATTTTCACAAATGTATCACATCAAAGTTGATGTTTATTTCCATTGCTTTTGTTGATCCCTTACATCTGCAGAATCTGATAACTACAATTCCACACTAATTTAATACTATCTTAGTAgaaaaaataactaaataaaactGATTTTGGAAATCCCAATTATCACAATGATTCTTTAATCTGGTTTAAAAATCACGTTTGCACCTCATTAACAATGCGTATCACATGTAAGTTGTTGATTAACATCATTAACAATACGTATCACATGTAAGAGCTAAGCAAGGATTGAGAACACCAACAATAGCCATGAAGTGCATGTCTAATTTTAGagatgtagaattgattttgggtaattttaagatgtttggttaagtaaaagtagaattgattctgtctccagaattgaATTTACTTGAAACTAGAATTTGTAGTTTTTGCCTCCAGAATTAATTGTGAaagatttttacactgaaatttattgttcaagtcacttttacataaatgtatctaaACATAAATCTATTTTACTAAACTCAACTctgataaaatcaattctacccgACTCAATTCTACTATAATCCAAACACATAAGAAGTAAACAACATCTTCTacggtaaaaaaaaataaaataaaaccgttTGCTTTTAGTACTTTTAACCACCTAatgaaaaaaaagacaataatGCATCAACTTTTGCATCATGAATATACAAGAGTGAAATGTTAAAACTTGAATACACTCAATCCTCCTCAGATAAAACCGATTGTTCAAAATCAGCATCCATAATAACCCCATCCAAAACATGAACCACAATCTCCCTTTTTCTAACATCCACAATTTCAGACCTAACCCTATTAACAACCACCATTCCATCAACACCTTTCGAAACATACAAACTAAACCCAGACAAAGACTCATAATTCACAACCTCCCCAAACCTCAAATCAACCGACCAAACCGTACGAGGAACAGCAGAAAAACCCAACACACGGCTCACAATAGCATAAGTATCATTAAACCTGTCTTGTTTCAAACTATCATCCACACTCAAATGCAGATCACGTTTAAAAGCTTCCTCGGACGGAACAAAAACAGTGAAAGCAAGATCTTGAGGCAACATTTCAATCATCATTTCACCAAACCTGCCCAAGTTAATATCTTGAATCGAGACTTTTCTAGATCTGGTGATTTGATAAAACCCCATTTTCTGATTACTCTTGTTTTGAGCCTCTGGAAGGTTGGAAAAAGTTACAATAACTATGAAAATGCAGCAAACGGTTACCAGAATGGTTACAAGAGCGATTGAGTGCTTCAAGATTAAACCCTTGTTCTTCATTTTGATTAAACCCAACTTCCAACTAGAGAATTTGTTGCTAAGTGTAAAacaaatttctcaaatttttgctTAAGTCACGTTTAACAAGATCCTATTTTCGAGTTGTAAAGGTGAAGAGTTAAGCTTGAAAAGTTAATGGAAAAGAAACAGAAAGTGGTGCAATACACACTAATAGGAAAATCTTAAAATACAAGAAACTGAGTTGTTCGAAGTCAAACTGTAAAATCACATATCTCGAGATGTTAAAACATGATTATTAATTCCACTTAAGGCAACAACGATATTGAAACTCAATTTACTGCATCCTCATGATTCTCGATAGTTTAAgcttttataaaaatagtttttaatttttatcttactaacttttaattttttaccgaaaattatttaaaatagtttttgagTTTATAACTTTTAACATGTGAATTTTTCTCCAATTTATATCCATATTATTTTAacgaaaatttatttttatctttgatttaCTTTTCAATGTAGTACTTGTTAGAAGATGTAATTTATGATTTTATTAAGCAATTTGTGTTCAATAAGATTGTGTAACCTAGTCGAAGTAGTTATAGAGTATTTAAATGGAGTTTTATGTGTCTATTAATGAAATTTGATGACAAGGGATAAAATGGTGATTTTACTATCAAAAGTATTTTTCCAAATTCTTGAATAAAAACCTACATGCCAGCTTAAATTAAAGAAGcataatatgaagaaaaaaaaatatgattagaCCACTTATGCAAAGTACTAGTTGATGTTGTGTGGAAGGATTGACGTAGATgtctatttcattttatttatcattttgagTTTACTTAATATTTCTAGATTTTGCTCTGCTATGTAACATCAAAGCGGAGTTTTCAGTTGTTTGatgttttttgagaattttgttggGTTTATTTCCTTATGATGGAACTTAGTTGCTTATTAAAAGTATGAGATATTTTGTTGAGTTGTTGATGTTTTTAATTTCCGCTGCTTATTTTTAAGTTGAAAAGAATGTTTTATGAGGAATGTGTGACACCCTatgataattttaaaataaataatttgcaTGATCCTTTTAAATAAGAGTTTTTGGGTTTAGGGTATTATAAGCACCATTGTAATGGTCAAAAGTATAGGGCTTGCTCGCGATGCTGAGATGCCTTGTATTGTGGTGTTACGACGTTTGTGGTGGTTTTAGAGGACTTGATCACTTGAGGTGAGAGGCTCTGTAAGTAAGCGTTATGCTTATGGTGTAATTTTTTCTGTATATGTTATGATTTGTCTTTTTCTCCCATTAGGGAAGAAGTATCTATAGAGGCTCTTGGGCCTAAAAATTGATAAATCCTAAGAGGAAATAATCGCCCATACTAGGAGAGATTGTTGACTACCTATATACAGAAAGTCGTGGTACGACTCAGTATGCATAACTAGTGAAGAGATAATGCCATTGTGCATGTGTCGTCTTAAGAGGGTGAACTCTCATACTACGCAAAGGTAGCATTCAAGTGTCACCTCATGGGTCGGGAACCCTTGCATCACTCTCACAAATGTATTTAATGGACAAACATGTTTTCTCTCTCGGTGAATTAATCAATTGATGTAATAGATAATTTATATTAGCGaatgaaaataaattgaaaagaaaacactaacatgtatttttttttctctttttttaccATTGACCTATATTTTTATGGGTTGCAATATCTTCTCAATTTTGTATTATATTGGACATTTTGTCTTTGAATATTAATGTCAAATTTCAAGCAAATTCATTTACTCGGTAAAGTGAAACTTTACATTAATTTTTAAATCAGAATGtttaagatcttgttttctgaaagtgaaacaacaacaacaacattacctgACACAACTAGGAATGTCAATTTGCATATGTTAATGGAGATCTCTATGGGGATgaggatggggatggagggaaaaatTCCCCCGATGACACTTTGGGGCGGGAATTGGGAAAGTACCCTCCgccccgtggattccccgactccgatcatattatttagggttaaatatgttagtggtccctataaatatggcacttttcacttatagtccctacaaaaaatttcatcgaattttgatCCTCATAAAATTTTCCGTCACGAATTTTGGTCCCTACCGTTAGATTActctaacggaggcttacgtggcacgccacgtgtcaTGCTATGTCAGCAACAAtttacgtggcacgccacgtgtcaTGCCATGTCAGCAACAATCAACACTAAAGAAAAAGAgacagattgcgggggttttaaaccccctttaaataacttaaaaacaataaatttttaCAAGCAATAATTTTTTacaaacaattaatcaaacaATAATTGTTTCTTGAGTGGATTTGGTCTCTCCTGTAACTGTTCATATTATTTGTAGTAACATGGACACATTGATACATATTATTTGTGAAATTTGCCTACAAGAGAGTTAACCTCATTTCCATCTTTTATCAATCAATAAAATACTAATGCTACCTTCAGATGTTTCTattgttaaaaagaaaaagaaaaatggttATTTTAAGTCCATTTTCATGCATGCTGATATTCTAGATTGGTTCTTcatgttttttggttttttatgggCACATTCCATTTTCATGCATGCTGATATTCTAGATTGGTTATTATATGATGTCTAAAAGgataaaaaaaagtataaaacAAAAGATACCACACAGATAGCATGTTCAGCAAAGTAACATCATGTAACCTTACTTAGACTTTATTCACATCCAAAGTTCAGCAAAGTGcattaaatatcataaagaaagaCTGATATTTCATTTCCACCTTTgttc from Vicia villosa cultivar HV-30 ecotype Madison, WI unplaced genomic scaffold, Vvil1.0 ctg.001104F_1_1, whole genome shotgun sequence encodes:
- the LOC131633287 gene encoding uncharacterized protein LOC131633287; translation: MKNKGLILKHSIALVTILVTVCCIFIVIVTFSNLPEAQNKSNQKMGFYQITRSRKVSIQDINLGRFGEMMIEMLPQDLAFTVFVPSEEAFKRDLHLSVDDSLKQDRFNDTYAIVSRVLGFSAVPRTVWSVDLRFGEVVNYESLSGFSLYVSKGVDGMVVVNRVRSEIVDVRKREIVVHVLDGVIMDADFEQSVLSEED